The following coding sequences are from one Salvia hispanica cultivar TCC Black 2014 chromosome 3, UniMelb_Shisp_WGS_1.0, whole genome shotgun sequence window:
- the LOC125216279 gene encoding probable WRKY transcription factor 17, translated as MAVELLGYTNLNEQMAIQEAASAGLKSMEHLIRTVSHQQNQMHHQQLDCREITDFTVSKFKKVITILNRTGHARFRRAPIQPQPQIQPSPPAPVQRQYLPSPPAQPLSLFSLSPAPPAPPPPAASQPLTLDFTKPSAPSAKEGGEVTGKDVLSLSAAVSTSGNSSSTFLSSITGEGSVSNGKGMFLTPAAPPISASKPPLSGKRCREHNHSDNISGKTSGSSRCHCKKRKSKVKRVIRVPAVSSKVADIPSDEYSWRKYGQKPIKGSPYPRGYYKCSTVRGCPARKHVERATDDPSMLVVTYEGEHRHTQGAMQEISAAGAPAQLVVFESQ; from the exons ATGGCAGTGGAATTGCTCGGATACACGAACCTCAACGAGCAGATGGCGATTCAGGAAGCGGCATCGGCAGGTTTGAAGTCTATGGAGCATTTGATTCGAACAGTTTCTCACCAGCAGAATCAGATGCATCACCAGCAGCTTGACTGCCGAGAAATCACCGATTTCACCGTTTCAAAGTTTAAGAAGGTAATCACGATTCTCAACCGGACCGGCCACGCCAGGTTCCGCCGCGCGCCGATTCAGCCGCAGCCTCAGATTCAGCCGTCGCCGCCGGCTCCTGTCCAGCGTCAGTACCTGCCTTCTCCACCGGCTCAACCTCTGAGCCTGTTCTCCCTGTCTCCGGCGCCGCCCGCGCCTCCACCGCCAGCGGCGTCTCAGCCGTTGACGCTTGATTTCACGAAGCCTAGCGCTCCTTCGGCGAAGGAAGGCGGTGAAGTGACCGGAAAGGACGTGCTCAGTCTCTCAGCGGCAGTGTCGACCTCGGGAAACTCGTCGTCTACGTTTTTGTCTTCGATTACCGGCGAAGGCAGCGTCTCAAACGGAAAAGGTATGTTTCTGACGCCGGCTGCTCCACCGATCTCCGCCTCCAAACCACCGCTCTCCGGAAAGAGATGCCGTGAGCATAACCACTCCGATAACATTTCCGGCAAAACATCTGGTTCTAGCCGATGCCACTGCAAAAAGAG GAAATCCAAGGTGAAACGAGTAATTAGAGTTCCTGCAGTTAGCTCAAAAGTTGCAGACATCCCTTCGGATGAGTACTCATGGAGAAAGTACGGGCAGAAGCCGATCAAGGGCTCTCCATACCCAAG GGGTTACTACAAATGCAGTACAGTGAGGGGATGCCCGGCGAGAAAGCATGTGGAGAGGGCAACCGATGATCCATCGATGCTGGTGGTGACGTACGAGGGGGAGCACCGGCACACGCAAGGCGCGATGCAGGAGATCTCCGCCGCTGGTGCGCCTGCGCAGTTGGTGGTGTTTGAGTCGCAGTGA
- the LOC125216527 gene encoding mogroside IE synthase-like, which translates to MTLPITHTHTHTHTHDHSLILKSKPKEMDQKKEQKPHCLILPYPLQGHINPMIQFSKRLAHKGITITFAVPQGLLTSSTAVDDIAVVISDGYDSAAARAGASPQERLLSFKTAGTESTSRLIEKLREGGRAMDCVVCDAFVPWGLAVAKGKGLFGAAFFTQTSSVNVIYYNVFKGLLKVPVSEKEIVQLPGLPPLEVSDLPSFVVDSEKYPGVLELMAGQFEGVKDSDFVFVNSVYKLEEEANNWMKKSMSVKTIGPAIPSMYLDKRLQQDTNYGLSLFKPDDTCMKWLQQRSPKSVIYVSFGSMAKLDKHQMEELATALMLIDKHFLWVVRSSEVSKLPENFTDEASGKGLILSWCSQLEVLAHEAVGCFVTHCGWNSTLEALSLGVPMVGVPWWSDQATNAKFVMDVWKMGVRACPNEEGVVGHEELVSCVKHVMEGERAEEIRENAMKWKELAKGAIDEGGSSDRNIEEFISTLLGGQVS; encoded by the exons ATGACTTTACCAATCACTCATACTCATACTCATACTCATACTCATGATCACTCACTCATACTGAAATCGAAACCGAAAGAAATGGatcaaaaaaaagaacaaaaaccaCACTGCCTAATCCTGCCATATCCACTCCAAGGCCACATAAACCCTATGATCCAATTCTCCAAACGCTTAGCCCACAAAGGCATCACAATCACCTTCGCCGTACCACAAGGCCTCCTCACCTCCTCCACCGCCGTCGACGACATCGCCGTCGTCATCTCCGACGGCTACGACTCCGCAGCCGCCAGAGCCGGCGCCAGCCCTCAGGAGCGTCTACTCAGCTTCAAAACGGCCGGGACGGAGTCAACGTCCCGACTCATTGAGAAGCTTCGAGAAGGGGGCCGGGCCATGGACTGCGTCGTCTGCGACGCCTTCGTGCCGTGGGGGCTGGCCGTGGCGAAGGGTAAGGGGCTGTTTGGTGCGGCCTTTTTCACGCAGACGAGCTCTGTGAATGTGATCTACTACAATGTGTTTAAAGGGTTGCTCAAAGTTCCGGTTTCGGAGAAGGAGATCGTGCAGCTTCCCGGGCTGCCGCCGTTGGAGGTCTCAGATCTGCCGTCGTTTGTTGTTGATTCGGAGAAGTATCCGGGCGTGTTGGAGCTGATGGCGGGTCAGTTTGAAGGTGTAAAGGATTCTGATTTCGTATTCGTTAACTCGGTTTATAAGCTCGAGGAAGAG GCAAATAATTGGATGAAAAAATCAATGTCAGTTAAAACAATTGGTCCAGCCATACCTTCCATGTACCTAGACAAAAGATTGCAACAAGACACAAATTATGGTCTTAGTTTGTTCAAGCCAGATGACACTTGCATGAAATGGCTACAGCAAAGATCACCTAAATCAGTTATCTATGTCTCCTTTGGTAGTATGGCCAAATTGGACAAGCATCAAATGGAGGAATTGGCAACAGCCCTTATGCTAATTGACAAACACTTCCTATGGGTGGTCCGATCCTCGGAGGTGTCGAAGCTCCCGGAAAATTTCACGGACGAGGCCTCGGGTAAGGGACTAATCTTGTCATGGTGCTCGCAGCTTGAGGTACTTGCCCATGAAGCCGTAGGATGCTTTGTAACGCACTGTGGGTGGAACTCGACTCTGGAGGCACTGAGCCTCGGGGTCCCGATGGTGGGGGTCCCGTGGTGGAGTGATCAGGCTACGAATGCCAAGTTTGTGATGGATGTTTGGAAGATGGGAGTGAGGGCTTGTCCTAATGAAGAAGGTGTTGTTGGGCATGAGGAGTTGGTTAGTTGTGTGAAGCATGTGATGGAGGGAGAGAGAGCGgaagagataagagagaatgCAATGAAATGGAAGGAGTTGGCAAAGGGAGCTATTGATGAAGGGGGAAGTTCGGATAGAAATATTGAAGAATTTATTTCTACTCTGTTGGGTGGGCAAGTATCATAA